DNA sequence from the Perca fluviatilis chromosome 4, GENO_Pfluv_1.0, whole genome shotgun sequence genome:
gcaGTATTTCTTTGTCTCCTTAAGTTTCtatttgtttcctgtttttagcACCAGTTGAGTTGCTAACCTGTGTTCGATTACTAATGCCTTGTTCGGACTGTAGGGGAATGTGTGGCTTCCGCTCGTCCACTACAACATTGGATTTGAGTGAAGCAACGTTGCGTCCGTGTTGTTCATTCTATTTTCCCCTTTTACAGGTAAGAATGAAGGTTGTGATATTTGATCAATGTATGTGTTTTAATTCTGTAAAGGAGTAAAATATTAGTTACTGTGATAACTCAAGCATGTGAATTTAGAAGATTGAGTGTAAACGTGCTGCTCTATTGTGGCCTGCATGCTAACTGCGTCACGTGAAGTTAGGTGAAGCGTGCTACTAACGCTAATGTAACATCGCCGTTGCCTGTGTTCACTAGTTTCTATATTGTTTGTATCAGAATGCTATTGCTGcagtttaataataatagtgtTGATTATTACGGTGTTAAATATGCAGAAGCAAATATTCTGTTTTAGTGCAGCTGAAGTAAGATTATCAATTATTCTGGGTTAATAAGAAATGCATAGCAGAAGTATTTTGTAAGGTGCAGTTAAGatctattttgttttgttattgaaaATACTGTTTCACTGTTACTTACTCAAAACTGTTTGAGTTACTTAAAGGGACATCATTGTGTTGTGAACAGAGAAAATACATGTAAATCTGCTATTATGATGTTACTGTTGTTCATTCTATTTTCCCCTTTTACAGGGGCACAAcaggtacacttcaactgtgagagacggaatctaaaacaaaaattcagaaaatcacattgtatgatttttaagtaattaatttgcattttattgcatgacataagtatttgatcacctaccaaccagtaagaattccggctctcacagacctgctaGTTTTACTTTAAGAAGCCCTCCTGTTCTCTCTATTACCTGTATTaactgcacctgtttgaactcgttatctgtataaaagacacctgtccacacactcaatcaaacagactccaacctctccacaatggccaagaccagagagctgtTTAAGGACATCAGGGATAAAAAATCTTgacaaaaatagagctttttggtCTACACTCCACTCGctgtgtttggaggaagaagaaggatgagtacaaccccaagaacaccatcccaaccgtgaagcatggaggtggaaacctcattctttggggatgcttttctgcaagggggacaggacgactgctccgtattgaggggaggatgaatggggccatgtatcacgagatcttggccaacaacctccttccctcagtaagagcattgaagatgggtcgtggctgggtcttccagcatgacaacgacccgaaacacacagccagggcaactaaggagtggctccgtaagaagcatctcaaggtcctggagtggcctagccagtctccagacctgaacccaatagaaaatctttggagggagctgaaaGTCCGTATTGTCCAGTGACAGCCCCGAAACCTGAAATCTGGAGAAGGTCTGTATGGAGGAGTGGGCCAGaatccctgctgcagtgtgtgcaaacctggtcaagaaccacaggaaacgtatgatctctgtaattgcaaacaaaggtttctgtaccaaatattaagttctgcttttctgatgtatcaaatacttatgtcatgcaataaaatgcaaatgaattacttaaaaatcatacaatgtgattttctggatttttgttttagattccgtcacttacagttgaagagtacctatgataaaaatgacagacttctacatgctttgtaagtgggaaaacctgcaaaatcggcagtgtatcaaatacttgttctccccactgtagatggatactttattcatcctgagggaaattaaaatgtttagatTGATTAAGCTGGTGAGCAGCTGAAATCACAGGCAGGACCACTATGCACCCATTAACCCACTAAACAGGCCTATGTCAAATGATAAAGTagcaaataaactaaaacagTACACTGACATTAAGCATTAAGCAGacacaaaacattgtttttttttggaacaGAGGCTAGTGAAAAGGGAAAAGGCAGTCTTTTCACAGAGACTTTATCATTACGATCAACTTcattattttctggattttgtATCATAGTCCCTAAACTTATgtagaaatgcaggaaatgggattcaaatagaaaaaatgtttttggctGAGTACCCCCACAGACCCCTGGTTTtgtcccccccgcccccccccaaaaaaaatacttCTCAAACCAAAGTTCCACCCTTGGCTGTAAGGGggtatttttttcttccacaaTGTTATTGAAATGTCAAAGTTCTTTacgaacaaaaaaaaaaacagacaacagacaatcACCCTATTACAATGGCATaaaacagaagacaaagagaaaataaatactgtCACTGTAGGAGTTCACTATGTCCACAAGATGGCGGTAACGCAACACTAAGGATGCCAGCTGCCACTAAACCtcggagaagaggaagaagaagaagaagaagaagaagaagaagaagaagaagaagaagaaggttcCGACTTCTTTCCTGTTCTCCGGTTAGCTGTCCccctgaaaatgaaaatgcctACACTCCAGTTACTGAGAACGTACGTCAACCAGCGCCTGACTGTGGCTGTTGAAGATATAATCGAGATGTTTGAAAGAACCATAACCGAGTACGAGGAGGAAATGTATCGCCAGCGCAGGCTGCTGGGAGCTGAGCAGTCCGGCGGCGGCGCCGCCAAGACAGTGTTCAGCAACCAAACAGGTTCGTCACtcttttatttgatatagctAAGCTCTCGCCTTTAAACTCGCCCAATAGTCAGCAGGGAGACGTTTAACTTTGTGGTTCAGTTGCTGTGTAAAACTGTTCAACGTTAACCTTAcccctctccatctccatctctgttGACGTTGTTGACGCTAACTCGCAAAACAAGCTGGTCCCGACACCACAACAGGTAAAGTTAGTGTTTTATACCGTTCTGCCGAGAAACTGGCACGAAAAGCCCTGTACAATGTAACGCAATAGTGTAATTCAATCAATGCAGCTGCTCTGAATTAAATACAAACCCGTAAGTTAACGTTACATACTGTAAAATaacaacacaaaataaacactATACAGTATAATTGAAActttcttaacccttgtgtggtccttcgggtcccggtgacccgaaggaccacacaagggttaatattaATACCGACAGTCTGACAGGAGTTGAATCAACACCCGCTTTCGCGAATTTATATTTCCTAGATGGCAATGGCctgtcccgccctactctgccttactctgcctctgattggctaacccTGGTATTCTCAGTCCTCatcccttagtggtcccctaatactgtatctgaagtctcttttatataggccttagtggtcccctaatactgtatctgaagtctcttttatatagaccttagtggtcccctaatactgtatctgaagtctcttttatatatgccttagtggtcccctaatactgtatctgaagtctcttttatatagaccttagtggttccctaatactgtatctgaagtctcttttatatagaccttagtggtcccctaatactgtatctgaagtctcttttatataggccttagtggtcccctaatactgtaatctgaagtctctttcccgaaattcagccttggtgcagaattacagcaactagagccagtcccacaatgagctttccttaggatgtgccatttctgtgtctgtagctattgaggaggagagggggggcaaggtggagggtgggggtgtggccttgaccaactgacaCTTTGCTCATCTGAaaaccatgatgtctctctcatgggtgggctaaattctctgggcgggcaaagcagagaaaggggaggtaaccttggtCCTTATGATCTCAtaaaggagaagattccagatcggcccatctgagctttcattttctcaaaggcagagcaggatacccagggctcggtttacacctatcgccatttctagccactgggggaccataggtaggctgggggaactcatattaatgttaaaaaacctcataaagtgacattttcacacCATGTGACCTTTAATCTGTTCGGCCACACCAGCTTCCATCAGGCCGCACGCTGCAGCGATCGTTTGgcgtctcctctatttcttccGAGAGCGAATGTGTGAAGCCAGGAAGGTAATCGCGAacaggaagaccacagtgcagctggatactttacaaaataaaccaaatCTCTAAATGAAAGACCTAGGTTGATGGTGATTTatggctgtcttgacttctcagctgAGTCTACAGCGAGACAAGtgatcagagagacagagacagacagagatacagacagacacagacattttGTAAAGTGGAGAGGACAAGGATCGCTTTGTGACCGGTGTGGAGAACCGCGTGCTTGGAACAGCGAGCTGCCAGGTGCGCGATCAAACACGGATCTACGCTTCACGGTGCTACAGCGCGCGGTGTGTTCCTGCCGTTCCTAGGGGTCCTTCCTCAAGCAAATGTTACGTTgttctaaaaaaagaaaatgcaatttcaaattattttgGACAATTATTAATACCTTAGCTGTGTctaaaaaaagtaagaaaagtaGGAAAACAAATACTAATTTCGAATAAAGGGCTCAACCTTTAACCATCTTAGTTGCTGGTGCTAATAGTCTTTGCCCTACTGGTAAGTGGTCACAGGAACGTTATTGCACGTGATTGAATAACGCTAGTCACTGTTCAAAAGCACCGATCGGTATATTGTAATGCAATTAAATTAAACTGCCCAGTCATAAATCCTAATATTCACTGTGTAAAAGGggaaaatttgttttttccagggATAGTGAAGGCatgacccgccctactctgcctctgattggctagtactcgttgccttcATTGGTTGTAATTGGTTAGGTTAAGgcatatataaaagacttcagatacagtattaggggaccactaagtccTGTATAAAAGCATCcgaagagcaccatgtcatgggacctttaaataacatGGGTGCCGAAATGACAATAGCTCCGCTTCGCGGCACTTCAGCATACGGTGTGTTTCTGGCCTAAACCCCCGCTAATTAGgcgcacctaagtcttccacaaacctagaTAAAACACTATTTAAGTTccttaaatgtcttttttttttttcttcattttaacatgttgtcctttttatgtttgtatctcAGGTGTGTCTCAGGAAATCCAGCCGCTGGTTATCAATCCAAAGGTTCCCCCTGAACAGCAGGAGTGGGGCCCTGGTCCGGACCCGGAGGAGCCCCCGGAGCCCCcgcacattaaagaggaaccaGAGGAGGTCTGGATCAGACAGGGGCTTCAGCGGCTGGAGGGGGCTGACATCCCAGAGTTCCAGTTCCCTGCAGTGTCTGTAAAACGTGAAGACGATGACGAGAAACCTCACTCCGCAGTGCTCCATCAAAGGCAAACGGAGGAGCCCAGAGAGGCAGACCCTCCAGCTCAGCAGACAGGAGCCGGGGCCGCCGTCCGCAACTGTGACGCGTCAGAAGCGGCCTTTGACTTGGACGCGGCCGTTTTTTTAAAAGCGGCGAGCGACGGCCAGTTTTTCCTCTCGCAGTGTTTTGAAACTGAGACCGAAGCCTCGGACGACGGCTGGAAGCACGCGATCGAGCCTCAGCCGCCCTGCGACCCGCTGAAAGACAGCGAAGCCGCGTCTCCTCCGAGAGCTCACGGTCAGGGGGAAGTCTATAAATGCCCGGCGTGTAGCAAAACCTTTAAGCACCACACGGATCTGCAGAGGCACGTCACAAGCCACACAGGGGAGAGGCCGTTTGACTGTGCCGAGTGTGGCAAGACGTTCCGGCACAAGGGAAGTTTGCACATACACAtgaggaaacacacaggagagaagccttttCGTTGCCTAGTTTGCGGAAAGAACTTCACCCAGAGCGGAACGTTGGCCGCGCACGTGAGGATTCACACCGGAGAgaagcctttcagctgctcgGTGTGTAACAAAAGGTACAATGAGAGAGGGACACTGGCGCGACACATGAGGGTCCACACCGGAGAGAAGCCGTTCACGTGCTCGCTGTGCGGTAAACGATTCAGCGAGAAGGGCAATCTGACTAAACACAAGAGACTCCACACGGGGGAGAAACCGTTCAGTTGCCGTGCATGTGAGAAGAATTTTAGTTTGCTGTCGCACCTCCGAAACCACAAATGTCCCGGTGAGAAGAGCGGTGGAACTGTAGAGCAGCCGCTTCAGCTGAAATCGTAGACCGTCAAGtgattttaagaaaaaaaaagaatgtaattCTTTGAATGCTTTGTGATTTACAGTTGTTTCACTCCCAGAGTTTCCGCGGGGTCTTCAAAAAGTCTAAAAACTTCAAAGTCAAAATGTTAGGCCTTTTTAAAAGGTCGTATATTCACTGACGTGTTGTGTTTTATGCCTTAAATAATTTTGAACtcgtcttaattttcctacgtccatgtaacgctacctcctaatgctcattgaaatgctACCGCagcactttttaatttttttattccgtggtgttgtagttctttcctTCACTAGTCCAAAAATGATCCCATGTATTTCattacaaatgagaccaacacgCAACTTGTGATGTTGACTTATTTTGTCAGCTTTCGTGTTATCGGCGCGAGTCTCCTGGGGATTGTACCACAGACTCATTTCAGACGTTTCCATAATATAGGTCTTGAATTTCATTCGTAATGGTCTAAAAAAGGcttaaatttgactttgtgAAACctgcaaccctgtctcctagcCTTTAATccctaatcacacacacacatgcgcgacTGCAATCggctaacttgttgctctcgCCACCAAATATAACGTTTCACACAATATAaggctttttcctcgccatcgCGATATCAACCGCTGCAGTAAACGCATGGCGAAAGGCTTGCGACCTATCGGGAAAGACACTCCGAAATTTTGTGTAAATTGAAAGCAATTATCAGCAGAAAacaaactgcactttaaaaagtAAATGCTCCTtcttttagtggtgccttttttttttttttttttatatatattcaaTTGAACCCTATCTGTGAATTGTATTTTGATGACCGACGGTTTTAATACAAGTGCTTGTTTTGAAGAAACAACTCGCACAGCCCAAAAATTCTAATGTGCAGGCGCGTTGGAAAATATCAGCAACTTAACGCACTCTGCCCTTTACTCTTCACcgtttgtttacaaaaaaattgTTTCGGTCCCTCCGCACCTTCGTCAAGAGTCTGACTCTTAAACAGGAGAGTCAGACCGAGATAAAGAACAGACACGTGAGAGACaaattaacattaaaataaagggGCAGCGTTAAATAGTGAAACCATTAAATAATCAGTGTATAATAATCAGAAAATGTGCCTTTATGatgtgtactgtacatgtgtatgGTCCCCTTGTGCGATGCCATTGTGCCTGAACACATCCTGTGTGGACACAGATGGACGactgctgctgcttctctgCTAGCACGCTGCTAATGCTACGCCTGCTGTGTACACGTGGTGCAGGCTAACCCGccggctgtagcttcataaCCATATCCATTAAGCCTCCCtttttcttatgttaaacagctattttgtatatatttgtcactgtatttattgtttgtttttttcctatgaatgtttaatatgtctgttttgtttgtgtgtgcaccaaccaccaaggcaaagTCCTTGTAACGGTAACTTACTTTAGCAATAAACCTGATTCTGATAAAGATTCTGATATTCACTACACTACTGTAGATATGAAAGTGGTATCAAAGTgggaaaaaaaggcctatttctccCAAATTATTCCTCAAATGTTTTTAGCATCTACAACTCTAATCAGGTAAAACATGCAACCTTGGTGGTATGACAACGGGGCCAGCTGGCCAGACTGTGAACTGGATTGAAAAAAACAGCACTACACAGAATAGTGGATGTGAACTCCGTACCAATCACTGCAAACCCAGCTGTCAAAGTGTGGGTGGGCACTAGAGGGCGCACATGCACTGtgcaccaatattccactattattccgaatatgacaatattctgagTTTGAGGTCATGTAAATAGCATATCCCCAATAtatttccgaatatagcatttacTGATTAAGACGTGCAAttattctggtattattcaggttttagaggcattctttggacatgtatacagcgcatttggAATAGGcatctcaatcagggtttttaccgcagtttacatgtaaacgggaatattagtggaatattcactttctttttaaattatttttttggctttttcgcctttatttgatagcacagctaggtgagaaaggggaggaagacatgcaggaaatcgtggTTGGATTCAAACCATAGACCTCTGGGTCGAGGAATTAAcatgcacctgctctacccactgatccaacccggccacggtgaaatattcactttcatcAGCCATGtcaacagcttagtcggaaggtcgtctttttcggaataagggcaaaaaacggaatattatgtgcatgtaaacctaGTCAACCGCATTACAATTCTGTGTTATGTCTTCTTAGGCTACTTCAttccaacttattaccactggTTTTGCACCTGTTTTTGGACTTCATGGTTAATAAATCTCATTAAATTATACTTACTTTTTgagttttaaaataaacaacctagaaattatgaattattttgactaataattaagatcagaggaacgtATGCTGCTTGATAATCAcagcctgtgtcgtgtgtggAACTGTCCATGAtacttttgggcaatttggttgagcGAAacctatatttttttatatagaaaCTTGGAAACGGgaacaacatgagggttaaatacAAATAGCTCTCAGCTCCCCCCTCTCCACCCAGAActcctcccccacacacacacacacacacacacactgtcactggGAGATATTTAAAATTTCATTTCAGTTATCAGCAGTGAAGCAGAAGGTGTACTTTTCAGTCCACTGACATTCTGACACATTATTATGGGATTTAGATTAACAGAAGATTAGAAAATCATTTGAGGCAAGACTACAGCATCCATAAATAAAAACGTATATAAATGTTGTGTGCAAAAATGACGTTCAGCAAAAATATAATACAGTTACAGTCTGGTCAGATTTTCAAAAGAAATAAGACATTAAAGCTCCATTGCACTCTGCTGTGTTTTCATCAGGCAGACAGCCAACATGACAAAGGATAGGATATATAGACGAAAAACTGTGTGGGGTTACTCCATTTCTTCCGGAATTAAATGCATCTCCCACCTGACCCGAATAGAATGAAATGGGCATACAGTCTGCATCtaaattattatcattatttttttgccatttggCAAATAGATGTGACTCTCATCTTTACTCAACGTGACTTGTGTGCTCTGAATCTTAACTCATACAACAGGGGTCTTcgacgttttttaagccaaggaccccttagctgaaagagagacagagctggGACCCCCTACTGTGTATATTGTAGAAAATTAAGTTggatattaaactgggcctacaataacgtgtagggcagccTTAATCCTTTatgcatacctttttagtgcatagaatactaagctattcaaataataattgttggcatggttttttataaattatgttATAACGTTAAAAATATGGCAGAGTGAATCTTtaggatgaactggatctgtggatggctaccttattGACTATCTTACATATGgcccagtaagcctatcattaatgtgttttgttttcacaaataggcagatttatatttgctaataatatgttgggtTCATGTTAaaacgttttcattttttggaaaCAAAACTTTCTAATCCAAAATTGTATAATTTGGTGCCCCcctgcactaactctgaggaccacCTAGGGCAATGGTTCCGGAGAACCCCAGGGGTCCTTTATGGGGTCccagggggtccccagcaaaatgtggaatcatttattttccctgtaattccatccataagtaacacaatggcagaatgtatgactattttggtcatggCATTTCATAGACtttatgtaataaaacatctaaaagcaaaaacgCTATCAGCATGGGACCCTGGGACAAAATCTAATCAAATGGCGGGgtccgtggtctaatttgtgtcagttttgggGGGTCCTTGATGtcaaaaaagtttgagaaccactgccctaggggtcccggaccccctgttaaaGATCTCTGTCATACAAGACTAGAATTGTTAGTATAAGCTGGTATAAaaatctccctccctcccttttttaTATCCTTTCCATTGTAAATCACTTATGAAGCAAATAATGAATGGCTGCCTGGAAACATACAACAACTATTCACCGATAGAGAGAGGGGTTAGAACGTAAGGGGGGAATTTCATTTGAAACTGCAGTACGCTCGGGCTAAACTCAAAAGAATGTGGATTTGGAtttgtttggtggttttgtggAATAGTCTGGACGAATGGATCAAACAAAGCATATACGTATCATGCAgtttgaaagaagaaaagatTTCTTCTTGGAAAGTACAAGAGGCGAGGAAGGAGAGTGAAGCTCTTACTGATGTTAATGgagattgctttttatttttgttcttttttttttttcctgagtaGGACGTGAATTAGAGTGGTGGTCTAGTGTTAGGTTGAATCAATCGCATGGAATTACGGACACTTTCTCCTCTATCATTcaaaaaaatatgttacagCATCAGTAGCCGGACATGTCTCttgtaatcttttttttctctctctctttcttcattctTTATTTTCCCTCATTTAATTGTTCCTTTCTTCTGTCCCTTTCTTCTGCATTGTGGTTTTTTTTATCTATGCTACCTTTCTGGCTTTCTTTTGCATCCCTATAtgtaacactgttttttttttttacatgtgcttaataaatgaaataaatattatGATTCtttgttatacatttttttctttttattatacttttaattatttatttttttagatcgtttatgtatatgtatgtatatgttttttttaggtttctGAAATGAagatatcattcattcattcctttTCACAGTGTTTATGCACATCAGAGCAGATTAAATACTCAGTTTCCTTTTCTCTTCCTGTCTGCAGGCTGGATCTCCttgcttctctctcttcttttcttttgtctctgCCTCTCCATGTGTGCCTCTGTTAGTGCTGGCTTTCCTTGCTCAGGGAGGGGTTCAGACTGTCCTCATGTCTTTATTGGCTCTTGCCTCCGCTCCCTctgtctccgtctctgtaatGAAAAGAAAGGGGGAATTGAGCAGCACTGTGACGTTGCCCCCTCCACCCATGAACTCAtgtgctctctctgcctctctctctctctctctccttgcccTCATCTCCGCAGCTCGCTCTGTGACTGATGGTGGATGGCTGGTCATGTGACGTTATAATACCCAGGGATTTTCTGCCAGGCATGCTCTGTAGGCTCTCTGCTTCCCTCCATCCATTCAGTCCTATCTGCGGAGAGGTAGCCTATTATTGTCCCGCATCCTGGAGGATCTATTGTTGGCTGATGGTGACATTTACCACGGCTCTGACTGAGGGCACACactcatctacacacacacacacacacacacacgttggaaTACAGGTGCAGTTGTAAGAGACGGCAGCAGGGACGTGGCAGCATTTGTACATGTAGCTGGTAAGTGACATCtttggtgcgtgtgtgtgtgtgtgtgtgtgtgtgtgtgtgagagagagagagtgtgtgtgtgtgtgtgtgtgtgtgtgtgtgtgtgtgtgtgtgtgtgtgtgagagtgagtgtttGGGTTGCTTATGTAATTCACCAGAGCTCCTATCTGTCACTATAATCAGCACCAAAGATTTCTGTGTTGTGTCTGGACGTTTCCACTGGCAGTGTATTCCAGTATAAACAGGAATCGTTGgtcctgtgtgtgcgtgttgtgtgtgtgtgtgtgtgtgtgtgtgtgtttgtgtgtgtgcgtacgcgccacaaataaatgaatctgTTCACTGCTTCACCCTCTGCTTTAATTGAACAGCCCTGCTTTCTGCCATTGATTTTGGAAACACTTTATTCGTCGATTCCATGATGTTTTAACGTTTTGGCTGAAATCGattgtgttgattttttttcaggGTTTGAGCATGTGAGGTGAAAGACTCCTGCTGTATATCAACAGaataatcgacaatgaaaataactgATAGTTGCAGCCCTCGCTCGCTATagctatttgtatttttgtgcaTTTCTGCCTCATTGGGCAGAATACAGTGAGCCACAGAACACAGATCATAACATCAGCTCTCAGGTGCGCCTCCAGAGTAAACACAGCAGCAGTgaagacagacggacagacagttGGACAgtcggacagacagacagacagacagacggacagacggacagacagacagacagacttccatactttttctctttttcctaaATCACTATTGTTGCCATGTTAGTTcctgttttttctctcttttcttttgtctgctCTTTTCTCTCACGCCCAGTATAACATCCAttggttttgttttgtaatgtgtatgtgtatgcatatatatctacgcatgtgtgtgtgtctgtatgtaagTTTAcgagtgtgtatgtatatgggTTTATACGTATGTgtaaaatatatgtgtgtgtgtgtgtgtatgtatgcatgtatacagtatatgtgtatatttatggGGGAGGGGGCTTTTGCCCCCCGCCACCTGCCACCTGAGCTGGTGGCTGGCGGCTTGCTGCTCAGTGTCGCCATGGCAACCACAGTCTGGACCACAGTTGTGGGCTGACTGACAGACTGATATTGCCATCCATACAGTTGTTTTGGTGGGGCTTAAACAGAGACGTGTTCTTGAAAGGGGTCAATGAACAGGGTTTATGTCATACCAGGGCTCAGGAAGAGTACCGGTAAAATGTTGCGTGGCCAGGTCCAGGTCTAGGGGATTGAATTACCACTAAGCCTCATTTAGGGTAGAGGTGGAAAGATCCCCATGTTTGCAACTTGAAGTAATCATGCCATCAGACTCTAGAGGGTTGTTTGATCGCAGAGTTGGCTGTGTTAGGGTTTAAACGATTGTGCATTTAACAACACTATATCTATTAGATGCGCATTTAATTACCTTCAACAACTTTTTTAGAACTAGGGTTCGGATGTTGTTTTGAACCGTACTGACGAATCAGAAACCGGTCATTATGGAAACTCCAACATGACAAGGCGATGACATCACTATTCAGTGTTTAATATAGTGTTGGTTGATTGTTGTTGAGATTAGGCATTCAGGGAGACATGTGACACTTAGCATTTTTGGTTTGTCCTCTGTCAGTCAAGCTAATTCAAACCA
Encoded proteins:
- the LOC120558220 gene encoding zinc finger protein 501-like, which codes for MKMPTLQLLRTYVNQRLTVAVEDIIEMFERTITEYEEEMYRQRRLLGAEQSGGGAAKTVFSNQTGVSQEIQPLVINPKVPPEQQEWGPGPDPEEPPEPPHIKEEPEEVWIRQGLQRLEGADIPEFQFPAVSVKREDDDEKPHSAVLHQRQTEEPREADPPAQQTGAGAAVRNCDASEAAFDLDAAVFLKAASDGQFFLSQCFETETEASDDGWKHAIEPQPPCDPLKDSEAASPPRAHGQGEVYKCPACSKTFKHHTDLQRHVTSHTGERPFDCAECGKTFRHKGSLHIHMRKHTGEKPFRCLVCGKNFTQSGTLAAHVRIHTGEKPFSCSVCNKRYNERGTLARHMRVHTGEKPFTCSLCGKRFSEKGNLTKHKRLHTGEKPFSCRACEKNFSLLSHLRNHKCPGEKSGGTVEQPLQLKS